From one Kineococcus rhizosphaerae genomic stretch:
- a CDS encoding methyl-accepting chemotaxis protein: MGVIRRIGVGRRLAVAFGVVMLFVLAIGGTGFAGISGLESSASRTKDLGTVRSYADQLRYWTADLGAWQSSAMWEIRVYGTSAASDTDGESRKVFVADKATLLKSFETAPVSLMNAEERAVHDQLKNKWKDYLDTDVQAFNAYRAGDVTGAEQILIATGYVSYDELISLSQKLSAAVEARSAVVAEQSKASVRRAKTMLVAALIGVLALLAVLVRVLTRSIVRPLHEAVNDLRAVAAGDLSVIPAVTGKDELTAVGLALASAVASVRTTVGRVAESTDEVSRTAKLLLGSARELVEGNREATSQTSSVSRSAGEVSASVQTVAAGAEEMGVSILSISGDTSSAAAVAREAVAAAARTSESVSALGSASAEIASVVKTITAIAEQTNLLALNATIEAARAGESGKGFAVVASEVKELARLTATATEDIARKVTAIQRGTAGAVLSIEEITAVIAQIDDYQNTIAAAVEEQSATTAEMTRSVVDAASSSQQIAQSIDAVAAATRDDNERIARVRQAADDLASTAGRLTAAVSTFII; encoded by the coding sequence GCAGGCATCTCCGGACTGGAGTCCTCGGCGTCCCGGACCAAGGACCTCGGGACGGTGCGGTCCTACGCTGATCAGCTGCGATACTGGACGGCTGACCTGGGGGCGTGGCAATCGTCGGCAATGTGGGAGATCCGGGTCTACGGGACCTCGGCCGCCTCCGATACAGACGGCGAGAGCCGAAAAGTCTTCGTCGCCGACAAGGCGACTCTGCTGAAAAGTTTCGAGACGGCACCGGTGTCGCTCATGAACGCCGAAGAGCGCGCAGTCCACGACCAGCTAAAAAACAAGTGGAAGGACTATCTCGACACCGACGTCCAGGCCTTCAACGCGTATCGCGCTGGTGACGTCACGGGAGCCGAGCAGATCCTCATCGCCACCGGCTACGTCAGCTACGACGAGCTCATCTCTTTGAGTCAGAAACTCTCGGCCGCCGTTGAAGCCCGTAGCGCTGTCGTCGCTGAGCAGTCCAAGGCCTCGGTGCGACGCGCTAAAACTATGCTTGTCGCGGCTCTCATCGGGGTCCTCGCGCTGCTGGCAGTCCTTGTCCGGGTTCTGACACGCAGTATCGTCCGTCCGCTGCACGAAGCGGTAAACGACCTGCGCGCTGTCGCTGCAGGCGACCTCAGTGTGATTCCGGCCGTCACAGGTAAGGACGAGCTCACTGCTGTTGGTTTGGCCTTGGCCTCCGCGGTGGCCTCAGTGCGGACCACGGTGGGCCGGGTCGCTGAGAGTACCGACGAGGTCTCCCGCACGGCGAAACTTCTTCTCGGAAGCGCCAGGGAACTTGTCGAGGGAAATCGCGAGGCTACCAGTCAAACTTCTAGCGTCTCACGCTCCGCCGGTGAGGTGTCCGCCAGCGTGCAGACCGTCGCTGCGGGGGCAGAGGAGATGGGTGTCTCGATCCTCAGCATCTCCGGTGACACCTCTTCCGCCGCCGCAGTGGCTCGCGAGGCAGTCGCCGCCGCCGCCCGCACCAGCGAGTCGGTAAGCGCGCTGGGATCGGCCTCGGCGGAGATCGCCAGCGTCGTCAAGACCATCACTGCGATCGCAGAACAGACGAACCTGCTGGCTCTCAACGCCACCATCGAGGCGGCACGGGCGGGTGAATCCGGCAAAGGTTTTGCCGTTGTTGCAAGTGAGGTCAAAGAACTCGCACGCCTCACCGCCACGGCGACGGAGGACATTGCTAGGAAGGTCACGGCCATTCAGCGGGGGACGGCTGGAGCGGTGCTTTCGATCGAAGAGATTACCGCTGTTATCGCCCAAATCGACGACTACCAGAACACGATCGCGGCGGCCGTCGAAGAACAGTCGGCCACGACAGCTGAGATGACGCGCAGTGTCGTTGACGCCGCCTCAAGTTCGCAGCAGATCGCGCAATCGATCGATGCCGTCGCCGCCGCAACAAGGGATGACAACGAACGCATAGCCCGGGTGCGCCAGGCCGCAGACGATCTTGCCTCGACGGCGGGCCGCCTGACGGCTGCGGTGTCCACCTTCATCATCTGA